In Corylus avellana chromosome ca2, CavTom2PMs-1.0, the following proteins share a genomic window:
- the LOC132169463 gene encoding uncharacterized protein LOC132169463, whose product MKKGFLDGCSPVIEVDGCFLKGSFKGQLLVAVGKDRNNNMYPIAVVEAETKDFWTWFLEILVSDLGVHERSYRLTFISDRQKGLMPVLEVVLPMADHRICVRHLYVNFRDLEGHKGLALKEQLWAAATAYTQHEFTAHMEELKKLSKDAYEYLNKIDHSGWSRAWFNESPRCELLVNNICECFNSYILKARDKPILTLFKMIRKKLLRRYQVKREGIEKLTGRLCPRIVQKLEAIELDAMDCIATYAGDGMFKVTAPSNKQYVVDLRRRQCGCRQWEITGIPCPHAFAAVLYNCGNPEDYVDECYTIKRYKKAYVPIIYPMPSEEQWMKTRHDHLEPPRIRVTPRRPMRLRKRKAKTVKSCGSCGPSQLSTVVKDKEDLNSKNTASGSTTSPQAYIILKKGKGKVQPTHAPRGSLIPSLVDEREHTPPPEFGPERGVRPPPVED is encoded by the exons ATGAAGAAGGGGTTTCTGGATGGTTGTAGTCCTGTTATAGAGGTGGATGGATGCTTCTTGAAAGGGTCATTCAAAGGACAACTGTTAGTTGCAGTTGGAAAGGATAGGAATAACAATATGTATCCAATTGCTGTTGTCGAAGCTGAGACAAAAGACTTTTGGACATGGTTTTTGGAAATCCTTGTGTCTGATCTTGGAGTACATGAACGGAGCTACAGACTAACATTCATTTCAGATAGACAAAAG GGTCTCATGCCAGTTTTAGAGGTTGTGCTTCCAATGGCAGATCATAGAATTTGTGTTAGGCATCTGTATGTCAACTTCAGAGACTTAGAGGGGCATAAAGGATTGGCATTGAAAGAACAGTTGTGGGCTGCAGCAACCGCATACACTCAACATGAGTTTACAGCTCATATGGAAGAATTGAAAAAACTTAGCAAGGATGCATACGAGTACTTGAATAAGATTGACCACAGTGGGTGGTCTCGGGCTTGGTTTAATGAATCTCCAAGGTGTGAGTTGCTGGTGAACAATATATGTGAGTGTTTCAACTCATACATCCTCAAGGCTCGTGATAAGCCTATTTTGACATTGTTTAAGATGATAAGGAAAAAGTTGTTGAGGAGATATCAGGTTAAGAGAGAAGGGATTGAGAAGTTGACTGGTAGGTTGTGCCCTAGAATTGTGCAAAAGTTGGAGGCAATTGAGTTAGACGCAATGGACTGCATTGCAACCTATGCTGGTGATGGAATGTTTAAGGTTACTGCTCCCAGCAACAAACAGTATGTGGTAGACCTACGTAGAAGACAATGTGGATGCAGGCAATGGGAAATCACTGGAATTCCTTGTCCCCATGCATTTGCTGCTGTACTCTATAATTGTGGGAATCCTGAGGACTATGTTGATGAATGTTACACAATCAAGAGGTACAAAAAGGCATATGTACCAATAATTTACCCAATGCCTAGTGAGGAACAATGGATGAAGACCAGACATGATCATTTGGAACCACCTAGAATTAGAGTGACCCCCAGGAGACCAATGAGGCTAAGAAAGAGG AAAGCTAAGACGGTGAAAAGTTGTGGTAGTTGTGGTCCCAGCCAGTTATCAACTGTAGTAAAG GATAAGGAGGACTTAAACAGCAAGAATACAGCATCTGGGTCAACCACTAGTCCACAAGCATACATCATACTCAAG AAGGGTAAGGGGAAAGTTCAGCCTACACATGCTCCACGTGGATCTCTAATCCCCAGTCTTGTTGATGAAAGAGAGCACACACCTCCCCCTGAATTTGGACCTGAAAGAGGAGTAAGACCTCCACCTGTTGAAGACTAA